One Castanea sativa cultivar Marrone di Chiusa Pesio chromosome 4, ASM4071231v1 DNA window includes the following coding sequences:
- the LOC142632482 gene encoding uncharacterized protein LOC142632482 codes for MDRAQEELQFLGFFGIFKESFKIIFSRRKIFSQITLALVVPLSFIYLAQIQISELLFSKIIDHNRALDNTPKNSTNYENLSHRISADWAYLWLFRIAYFTILLILSLLSTSAVVYTVACIYTAKEITFKKVMSVVPKVWKRLMVTFLWSFAILFVYNIVAIVIIGLLAVFFSNSVIGIVIIIILVILYLVGFVYISIVWQLASVVSVLEAIRGIQAMKKSKTLIKGKMGVAVAFFILLYTCFVGIDLVFENIVVLENVPDIAIRIVVGILSFLFLFKLILIALVVQTVVYFVCKSYHHQTIDKSALADHLEAVYLGEYVPLRKDVQLGDTHA; via the coding sequence ATGGACAGAGCACAAGAGGAGCTTCAATTTCTGGGGTTCTTTGGAATCTTCAAAGAGTCCTTCAAGATCAtattttcaagaagaaaaatcTTCAGCCAAATCACTCTAGCTCTCGTCGTCCCACTCTCTTTCATCTACCTAGCTCAAATCCAAATCTCCGAGCTCCTTTTCTCCAAAATCATAGACCACAATCGGGCCTTAGATAATACTCCAAAGAACTCTACTAACTATGAAAATCTTTCTCATCGCATCTCTGCTGATTGGGCTTATTTGTGGCTCTTCAGAATAGCCTACTTTACCATCCTCCTTATCTTATCCCTCCTTTCCACCTCTGCAGTTGTTTACACAGTTGCATGCATCTACACAGCCAAAGAAATCACCTTCAAGAAGGTCATGAGTGTTGTTCCAAAGGTATGGAAAAGACTTATGGTCACTTTTCTATGGAGCTTTGCCATTCTCTTTGTTTACAACATTGTTGCAATAGTAATAATCGGCTTGTTAGCAGTCTTTTTCTCAAATAGTGTAATCGGAATTGTGATTATAATAATTCTTGTGATCTTATACTTGGTGGGGTTCGTTTATATAAGCATAGTTTGGCAATTGGCAAGTGTGGTATCGGTTTTAGAAGCTATTAGGGGAATTCAAGCTATGAAGAAGAGCAAGACTTTGATAAAGGGTAAGATGGGAGTTGCAGTTGCTTTCTTTATCCTGCTTTATACTTGTTTTGTTGGAATTGATTTGGTATTTGAGAATATTGTTGTGCTGGAGAATGTACCGGACATAGCAATCAGAATTGTAGTTGGAATTCTTTCCTTCTTGTTCCTATTCAAGCTCATTCTCATTGCTCTTGTTGTCCAAACGGTTGTCTACTTTGTCTGCAAATCATATCATCATCAAACCATTGACAAGTCTGCTTTAGCGGATCATCTCGAGGCGGTTTATCTTGGGGAGTATGTACCTCTAAGGAAGGATGTCCAATTAGGCGACACGCATGCCTAG